One genomic segment of Blastopirellula marina includes these proteins:
- the tssG gene encoding type VI secretion system baseplate subunit TssG, protein MGTEGRRKRATVANRLIEQPYQFDFFQAMRLLEKMAQEDPETYPNWKPIGQDGPPHRELVQLKVLCARTFPPSEVASIVRRRPDAEDAPPEGEPPFTMTTTFMGVFGAQGVMPLHYTQTILDRVRRKDFALRDFIDLFHHRILSFFYRAWEKYRFPIAFERARRNSLKPKELDLFTETLYALVGMGTHGIRDRLLIDDETFLYYAGHFAHRPRSALGLQQILEDYFSFDVVVQQYTGHWLYIDPADQSRLPDSAGILGGNNRLGEETVIGHRMWNCETRFRLRIGPVDYRQYQQLMPSGDQLGEVAQLTRTYVGNSLDFDIQLVLKNSEVPQCILGSEEDPCFLGYNMWLRVGEFVNDVEDAVFQHSGYPLGTTGASGK, encoded by the coding sequence TTGGGCACCGAGGGCCGGCGAAAACGTGCTACTGTAGCCAATCGCCTCATCGAACAGCCTTACCAGTTCGACTTTTTCCAGGCGATGCGGCTGCTGGAAAAGATGGCTCAGGAAGATCCTGAGACCTACCCGAACTGGAAACCGATTGGACAAGATGGACCGCCCCATCGCGAGTTGGTCCAGCTGAAGGTCTTGTGCGCGCGGACCTTTCCTCCCAGCGAAGTTGCTTCGATCGTTCGCCGCCGCCCTGATGCGGAAGATGCACCTCCGGAAGGGGAACCTCCCTTCACGATGACCACGACCTTCATGGGGGTTTTCGGTGCCCAAGGGGTGATGCCGCTGCATTACACGCAAACCATTCTCGATCGCGTCCGCCGTAAAGACTTTGCGCTGCGTGACTTTATTGATCTATTTCACCACCGCATTTTGTCCTTCTTCTATCGAGCTTGGGAAAAGTATCGTTTTCCCATTGCTTTTGAAAGGGCTCGACGCAATTCGCTGAAGCCTAAGGAACTTGATCTCTTTACCGAGACGTTGTACGCACTGGTCGGGATGGGAACCCACGGCATCCGAGATCGACTGCTGATCGACGATGAAACCTTTCTGTACTACGCCGGGCACTTCGCCCACCGGCCACGCTCGGCGCTCGGGCTTCAACAGATCCTGGAAGATTACTTCTCGTTTGATGTCGTCGTGCAGCAATACACAGGGCACTGGTTGTATATCGACCCAGCCGATCAATCGCGATTGCCTGATTCGGCTGGCATACTCGGCGGAAACAATCGGCTGGGGGAAGAAACAGTCATAGGGCATCGTATGTGGAACTGTGAAACACGGTTCCGCCTGCGGATTGGTCCTGTCGATTACCGACAGTACCAGCAACTGATGCCCAGCGGTGATCAACTAGGCGAGGTTGCCCAGCTGACACGAACCTATGTGGGGAATTCATTGGATTTTGATATCCAACTGGTGTTAAAAAATTCAGAGGTTCCTCAATGCATCTTGGGGAGCGAGGAAGACCCCTGTTTTTTGGGGTATAACATGTGGTTGCGGGTTGGCGAATTTGTCAACGACGTAGAAGATGCGGTGTTCCAGCACTCGGGGTACCCGCTGGGAACCACAGGCGCATCGGGGAAATAG
- a CDS encoding type VI secretion system accessory protein TagJ, which yields MSIGEQLKAGQLNEAIDAAIQDVKKKPMQWDLRIALAQLLCLRGDIERADNHLETAQIQSPDAILRISMYRQMIRGEMTRNECWQQGRTPDLMQNQEPTPLVEKNLRLILALRENNMEEAAQLVNEIEEERPIVKGTCDGVEFEDIRDQDDRTAFFLETITSNGKYFWIPFDAIDSVEFHAPEQPCDLIWRRATMNAYGQEGDVFINALYPGSSQSEEMTHKLGQSTAWLGEEGEPGRGLGQRMLWLGEQEKSIMEIGTLEFTH from the coding sequence ATGAGCATCGGCGAACAACTAAAAGCGGGGCAACTGAATGAAGCCATCGATGCGGCCATTCAGGATGTCAAGAAGAAGCCCATGCAGTGGGACTTGCGAATCGCATTGGCCCAGTTGCTTTGCTTGCGTGGAGATATCGAGCGAGCCGACAACCACCTGGAAACGGCCCAGATTCAATCTCCCGATGCGATCCTTCGCATCTCGATGTATCGCCAGATGATTCGCGGCGAAATGACCCGCAACGAATGTTGGCAGCAAGGACGTACGCCAGACTTGATGCAGAATCAAGAACCGACCCCGCTGGTCGAGAAGAACCTTCGTCTGATCCTCGCCCTGCGAGAGAACAACATGGAGGAAGCGGCTCAGCTGGTCAACGAAATCGAAGAAGAACGTCCGATTGTGAAGGGCACATGCGACGGTGTCGAATTTGAAGACATCCGCGACCAGGATGATCGGACGGCGTTCTTTCTGGAAACGATCACCAGCAACGGGAAGTATTTCTGGATTCCATTCGATGCGATCGATTCGGTCGAGTTTCATGCCCCTGAGCAGCCGTGCGACTTGATCTGGCGGCGAGCGACGATGAACGCCTACGGCCAGGAAGGGGACGTTTTCATCAACGCACTCTACCCAGGCAGTTCTCAAAGTGAAGAGATGACGCACAAACTGGGACAGAGCACTGCCTGGCTAGGGGAAGAAGGAGAGCCTGGTCGCGGACTCGGCCAGCGAATGCTTTGGCTTGGTGAACAAGAAAAGTCGATCATGGAGATCGGTACGCTGGAATTCACTCATTAA
- the tssC gene encoding type VI secretion system contractile sheath large subunit: MSAEFQSQPEEYAEVPAEQASPVEESSAPSEEAYSGSILDWIVSNENVQQSNRAAHRWDEFMNADNVREKLIAWLGKIDGLSKKSIVLRLNADVAQIDQWLTDQLNAVLHHPQFQKLEASWRGLEYLTNMVDDEADRERVIIRVLNASWKDVERDIERAVEFDSSELFKKIYEEEFGTAGGKPFGVMIGDYEIHPNPTRNHPHRDLDTLQGLAGIAAAAFCPFIASASPTMFGLDEFTGLEHVENLRSGFDQAEFTQWHAFRKTDDARFVGLVLPRVLMRLPYETFDARADGFSFREEVGGRDRRNYLWGNASYAFAEVLIRAFSECGWLAQIRGVQRNVVGGGLVSRLAVHHFGTDRYGVAPKSSTDCIISDRQEAELAHLGFIPLTRCHDTDLSAFYSNQTVQKPKVYEDEAATQNAKISAMLQYILCTSQFAHALKVIARDKVGTFEDREAVERFLNDWIHEYVTPDEKAKPATKAARPLRQAEIRLRDDPGKPGSYRCTFKLWPHYQLDDLVASIRMKTNIEGRRK, from the coding sequence ATGAGTGCCGAGTTTCAGTCGCAACCCGAAGAGTATGCCGAGGTGCCCGCCGAGCAGGCATCGCCGGTTGAAGAATCTAGCGCGCCGAGCGAAGAAGCCTATTCCGGTTCGATCCTGGATTGGATCGTTTCCAACGAGAACGTCCAGCAATCCAATCGGGCAGCTCATCGCTGGGACGAATTCATGAACGCCGATAACGTTCGTGAAAAGCTTATTGCCTGGCTAGGCAAGATCGACGGGCTCTCGAAGAAGTCGATCGTGCTTCGTCTGAACGCCGATGTCGCTCAGATCGATCAATGGCTCACCGATCAGCTGAACGCCGTCCTGCATCATCCTCAGTTTCAAAAGCTGGAAGCTTCCTGGCGAGGTCTCGAGTACCTGACCAACATGGTCGACGACGAGGCCGATCGCGAACGCGTTATTATTCGTGTGCTCAATGCGAGCTGGAAAGATGTCGAACGCGACATCGAACGCGCGGTTGAGTTTGATTCAAGCGAACTGTTCAAGAAGATCTACGAGGAAGAATTCGGTACTGCTGGCGGCAAGCCGTTTGGCGTGATGATTGGGGACTACGAGATTCACCCTAACCCGACTAGAAATCATCCTCACCGTGATCTGGATACCCTGCAAGGACTCGCAGGCATCGCCGCTGCGGCTTTTTGTCCATTCATTGCCAGTGCCAGTCCCACGATGTTTGGTCTGGACGAGTTTACAGGGCTCGAACATGTCGAGAACCTGCGATCCGGCTTTGATCAGGCCGAGTTCACCCAGTGGCATGCATTTCGCAAAACGGATGACGCGAGGTTCGTCGGGCTTGTCTTGCCGCGGGTCTTGATGCGATTGCCGTACGAAACGTTTGATGCCAGGGCCGATGGTTTTAGTTTTCGAGAAGAAGTCGGCGGTCGCGACCGTCGTAATTATCTGTGGGGGAACGCCTCGTATGCGTTTGCCGAAGTCTTGATTCGAGCTTTCTCGGAATGTGGTTGGCTGGCTCAAATTCGCGGCGTGCAACGAAACGTCGTGGGGGGAGGGCTGGTGAGCCGCCTGGCCGTCCATCACTTTGGTACGGATCGCTACGGGGTAGCTCCGAAGTCGTCCACCGACTGCATTATCTCGGATCGGCAGGAAGCGGAACTGGCCCATCTGGGTTTCATTCCCCTTACGCGATGTCATGATACCGACTTGAGCGCCTTTTACTCTAACCAGACCGTACAAAAACCCAAGGTTTACGAAGACGAGGCGGCTACCCAGAACGCAAAAATCTCGGCCATGCTGCAGTACATTTTGTGCACATCGCAGTTTGCCCATGCACTGAAGGTAATAGCGCGGGACAAAGTCGGTACTTTTGAGGATCGCGAAGCGGTCGAGCGTTTCTTGAACGACTGGATCCATGAATATGTCACGCCGGACGAAAAGGCCAAGCCGGCAACCAAGGCCGCGCGGCCACTGCGTCAGGCTGAGATTCGATTGCGGGACGACCCGGGAAAACCAGGTTCGTACCGCTGCACGTTCAAGCTTTGGCCGCATTATCAACTGGATGACCTGGTTGCTTCGATTCGCATGAAGACCAATATCGAAGGCCGCCGGAAATAA
- a CDS encoding efflux RND transporter periplasmic adaptor subunit — translation MHHQDAPRTADEARRRIESLLDEVADLSDLAIAPDVFFGQVLDRVTFATSAIGAAVWTKSPNGHLLLAHQTDLQQCYPTGQAAKALSDDEAHLFQIFNRREADIVPGSQTVQPKYDIVAVPLQVAGEAWGVMALYQPANLAKSVRQTYLRITHAFAEVAQHYQQQALLRDFQQHQYDWKRQLDFASLVHTDLSYDKTAYRIANEARNCLEADRVAVLSARGSKCRIEAISGVDKPHRRSNTVQKLEKLASAVVGSKQTLLYTGETENLPPQIEEALLEYLEETPSKVLAIVPLQVSNPIDDDDEKKPLRASEPVGAIAIESIEQLNGHELLHRAEPIIQHATTALGNARAYRQLPFASVLIPLRNGLATIGWYRLPTTLKVVIPLLVIIAALFLIPMDFSIEVHGQLVPAVERNVFAPSDGYVEEIFVKHGQPVEKAAPLMQLRSNEFNLQRAEIVGQLQTAQAELDAILVKRSQGMRRDPRAENRTPESFENLSADQLKLTKQIENLIQRRDLLQKREDELKLLSPINGQVLDWEVEQVLAARPVSRGELLMKVADIDGPWVLDLELPDKRTYHVVNAQNQSKEPLAVRFQLVNEPGKTYRGELKSAASIVDLDENSEEPFVPLEAEIDKSEIPHLRHGLSVVGRIECGQRSVAYVWTYQLVETVRRYLFW, via the coding sequence TTGCATCATCAAGACGCACCGCGAACGGCAGACGAGGCACGGCGTCGCATCGAGTCGCTGCTCGACGAAGTGGCCGATCTGTCGGACTTGGCGATTGCGCCCGATGTCTTCTTTGGCCAGGTTCTCGACCGCGTGACGTTCGCCACTTCGGCAATCGGAGCCGCCGTGTGGACGAAGAGCCCCAACGGGCATTTGCTTTTAGCCCACCAGACCGATCTTCAGCAGTGTTATCCGACTGGGCAAGCCGCCAAAGCCCTGAGTGACGACGAAGCCCACCTTTTTCAAATCTTCAATCGGCGTGAAGCAGACATCGTACCTGGCAGCCAGACGGTGCAGCCGAAGTACGATATCGTCGCTGTTCCGCTTCAAGTGGCAGGGGAAGCTTGGGGGGTTATGGCCCTCTATCAGCCTGCTAACCTGGCCAAGTCGGTACGACAAACGTACCTGCGGATCACGCATGCATTTGCTGAAGTAGCACAGCATTATCAACAGCAAGCCTTGCTGCGGGACTTCCAGCAGCATCAGTACGACTGGAAACGGCAGCTCGATTTCGCCAGCCTCGTTCATACTGATCTTTCGTACGACAAGACGGCCTACCGCATTGCCAACGAGGCTCGCAATTGCCTGGAGGCCGATCGGGTCGCGGTACTATCTGCTCGCGGATCCAAATGCCGTATCGAAGCGATCTCCGGCGTAGACAAGCCGCACCGTAGATCCAACACGGTGCAAAAGCTTGAAAAGCTTGCGTCAGCGGTTGTCGGATCGAAGCAAACACTGCTCTACACGGGCGAAACGGAGAACCTGCCCCCTCAGATTGAAGAGGCTTTGCTCGAGTACCTGGAAGAAACGCCGTCGAAGGTTCTGGCAATTGTTCCTCTACAAGTAAGCAATCCAATTGACGACGACGACGAGAAGAAGCCTCTGCGAGCCAGCGAACCGGTCGGAGCGATTGCTATCGAGAGTATCGAGCAACTCAACGGGCACGAACTGCTGCATCGTGCTGAACCGATCATCCAGCACGCTACCACCGCACTGGGCAATGCCCGGGCCTATCGTCAGTTGCCATTTGCTTCTGTGCTGATTCCGCTGAGAAATGGCCTGGCAACGATCGGTTGGTACCGACTGCCGACAACCCTCAAAGTTGTCATTCCCCTATTGGTGATCATCGCTGCGCTCTTTCTGATTCCAATGGACTTCTCGATCGAGGTTCACGGGCAGTTGGTACCGGCGGTTGAACGCAACGTGTTTGCTCCGTCGGATGGCTATGTCGAAGAGATTTTCGTTAAGCATGGCCAACCCGTCGAGAAAGCCGCACCGCTTATGCAATTGCGGTCGAATGAATTTAATCTGCAGCGAGCCGAGATCGTCGGGCAATTGCAAACGGCTCAGGCAGAGCTTGATGCCATCCTCGTAAAACGCTCTCAAGGTATGCGACGCGATCCACGCGCCGAAAACCGCACGCCAGAGTCATTCGAGAATCTTTCTGCCGACCAATTGAAACTGACCAAGCAGATCGAGAACCTGATCCAACGCCGCGATCTGCTGCAGAAGCGTGAAGATGAACTGAAACTGCTGAGTCCTATCAATGGCCAGGTCCTCGACTGGGAAGTCGAACAGGTTCTTGCGGCCAGGCCGGTTAGTCGCGGCGAATTATTGATGAAGGTTGCCGATATCGACGGCCCATGGGTGTTGGACTTGGAACTGCCTGACAAGCGGACCTATCACGTGGTCAATGCACAGAACCAATCGAAAGAACCGCTTGCTGTGCGATTTCAGTTGGTGAACGAGCCCGGCAAAACCTACCGAGGGGAGCTGAAATCAGCTGCTTCGATTGTGGATTTGGACGAAAACTCGGAAGAACCCTTCGTGCCGCTGGAGGCGGAGATTGATAAGTCCGAAATCCCGCATTTGCGTCATGGGTTAAGCGTTGTTGGCCGCATCGAGTGCGGCCAGCGTTCGGTTGCCTATGTGTGGACCTATCAGTTGGTAGAAACCGTTCGCCGCTATTTGTTCTGGTAA
- the tssF gene encoding type VI secretion system baseplate subunit TssF codes for MSDELLEFYRRERAYLLDQGKAFARANPKIASRLGLGGDDFKDPHVGRLVESFAYLNARTRLKLEDDFPEIAASMLEVLFPHLLRPIPSMSVVQFGLDRAQVEAVNGFQVAKGTSLETEPINGDPCRFRTCYPVTCWPIEISDVSMMSHPFEAPQTPYNAEASAMIRIGLKSFTSTIDLSQLKLKTLRFFIKEQAPYKFDLYELLMTSVVGVAVAQNHKSAEFQMLGRNCIQPVGFSRDEGMFDYPARSFLGYRLLTEFFTFPDKFLFFDLNMESVLKKIGGGQAEIYIFLKQGNSDLERRLQADNLRIGCTPITNLFRQEAEPIRLTHEKTEYHVIPDSRRPFANEIYSIDEVTAVSQDHREVSYHPFYSFKHSSESHDAETYWHATRRPNPGGEETGDQGTELFLSVVDLNFNPSAEQQWSLHADLTCFNRDLPERLPFGGDQPKLSMSGLAPITKIKCLQPPTPTRRPDVEQGIRWRLISHLSLNHLSLSDDTEGSHALREILGLYDYVDSGVSRAYIEGIDSLRSEPCTARVKTPNGTVFCRGTRLHVTFDSSSYTGGGMFLMASVLERFFALYCTINSFTQTVMHDETGEEIYRWAPRAGENVLL; via the coding sequence ATGAGCGACGAACTGCTCGAATTTTACCGCCGCGAACGCGCTTACCTGTTAGATCAGGGCAAAGCATTTGCTCGGGCCAACCCGAAGATCGCCAGTCGACTGGGCCTTGGTGGAGACGACTTTAAAGATCCACACGTTGGCCGACTGGTTGAATCATTCGCGTATCTTAACGCACGAACGCGACTCAAGCTGGAGGATGACTTTCCCGAGATCGCCGCATCGATGCTGGAGGTTCTCTTCCCGCATTTGCTGCGTCCGATTCCCTCGATGTCGGTCGTTCAGTTCGGGCTCGATCGTGCCCAGGTCGAAGCGGTCAATGGCTTTCAGGTTGCCAAGGGAACCAGCCTTGAGACGGAGCCGATCAACGGCGATCCGTGTCGTTTTCGGACTTGCTATCCGGTAACGTGTTGGCCGATCGAAATCAGCGATGTCAGCATGATGAGCCATCCCTTCGAGGCTCCGCAGACACCTTACAACGCGGAAGCATCCGCGATGATCCGAATCGGCCTGAAGAGCTTCACTTCGACGATCGACCTGAGCCAATTGAAGTTGAAAACGCTGAGATTCTTCATCAAAGAACAAGCACCCTACAAGTTCGATTTGTACGAACTGTTGATGACCTCGGTCGTGGGTGTCGCGGTAGCCCAGAACCACAAATCAGCCGAGTTTCAAATGCTGGGACGCAATTGTATCCAGCCGGTGGGGTTCAGTCGGGACGAAGGGATGTTCGATTACCCGGCTCGATCGTTTCTGGGGTATCGTCTGCTAACGGAGTTCTTTACCTTTCCCGATAAGTTTCTGTTTTTTGACCTGAACATGGAGTCGGTTTTGAAGAAGATCGGCGGCGGGCAGGCCGAGATCTATATCTTCTTGAAGCAAGGGAACTCCGACCTCGAACGCCGGCTCCAGGCGGATAACCTGCGGATCGGTTGCACGCCGATTACCAATCTCTTTCGACAGGAGGCCGAACCGATCCGGCTGACGCACGAAAAGACCGAGTATCACGTGATTCCAGATTCGCGGCGGCCGTTCGCGAATGAGATTTACTCTATCGACGAGGTCACTGCCGTTTCGCAGGATCATCGCGAGGTAAGTTACCATCCGTTCTATTCGTTCAAGCATTCTTCTGAGTCGCATGATGCGGAAACGTACTGGCACGCGACACGCCGGCCGAACCCTGGTGGCGAGGAAACGGGGGATCAAGGTACCGAACTGTTCCTTTCCGTGGTCGACCTCAACTTTAATCCCAGTGCCGAGCAGCAGTGGAGCTTGCATGCAGACCTGACGTGTTTCAACCGGGATCTGCCCGAGCGGCTTCCATTTGGGGGCGACCAGCCGAAGCTGAGCATGTCAGGTTTGGCACCCATTACCAAAATCAAATGTCTGCAGCCTCCTACGCCTACGCGACGTCCAGATGTCGAGCAGGGGATCCGGTGGCGATTGATTTCCCATTTGTCGCTGAATCACCTTTCGCTGAGCGACGATACGGAAGGTTCGCATGCGTTGCGGGAAATCCTGGGCTTATACGACTACGTCGATTCGGGTGTAAGCCGAGCCTATATCGAAGGCATTGATTCGCTGCGAAGCGAACCATGTACGGCACGCGTGAAGACACCCAATGGAACCGTATTCTGCCGTGGTACTCGCCTGCATGTCACCTTTGACTCAAGTAGTTACACCGGTGGCGGTATGTTTTTGATGGCGAGTGTGTTAGAGCGATTCTTCGCCCTGTATTGCACGATCAATTCATTCACCCAGACGGTCATGCATGACGAGACCGGAGAGGAGATCTATCGTTGGGCACCGAGGGCCGGCGAAAACGTGCTACTGTAG
- the tssH gene encoding type VI secretion system ATPase TssH, translating into MASVNLKSLVGKLNGTCRRTLEAAAGLCLSRTNYNVEIEHWLTKVLETPNTDLDAIMRNYEIDPSKLVTELTRAMDKLKTGNARPPALSQTVVDLARDAWLLASVDYLEPSVRTGHLIVAMLSDRITAQAILSSCPEFEKISLEDLKTHLAKITAETSEEDESQASLATAPASGGPGGGPARPTKTPGLDQFTVDLTERAKKGEIDPVLGRDDEIRQIVDILCRRRQNNPILTGEAGVGKTAVVEGFALRVAAEDVPDALKNVSIRTLDLALLQAGAGVKGEFENRLKSVIEEVKSSPKPIILFIDEAHTMIGAGGQAGQGDAANLLKPALARGELRTIAATTWAEYKKYFERDAALARRFQVVKVEEPSEDKCIGMMRGLVSTLEHHHNVRILNEAVESAVKLSHRYISGRQLPDKAVSLLDTACARIGLSQNSTPPQVEHLTRLIDRIETEVEILNREMASGAEGHEATIAELEEQKKASEENLETLTKRWEQEKELVNQIRELQDELAEDDVKRRKPVVEGEPKPELLTDAKRDEIKQKVKKEQAELLEIQGESPLVHICCDTNAVAETVGSWTGIPVGRMVANEIATVLKLQDLMEESVVGQSHAMLQIAESIKTSRANLEDPNRPIGIFLLAGTSGVGKTETALTLANLLYGGEQNMTTINMSEFKEEHKVSLLMGSPPGYVGYGEGGVLTEAVRRKPYSVILLDEMEKAHPGVQDIFYQVFDKGHMKDGEGRDIDFKNTVIIMTSNAGTDLIMSLCKDPETRPDPQGLHDAMHEELLKTFKPAFLGRISIIPYFPLDDAVMKKIIRLKLKKVGRRVHDHYRATFDYSEALVDAIAARCTEVDTGARNVDKILTRTLLPEMSGEFLSRMAEGKEIKSAEVDVDKDGNFVYTIG; encoded by the coding sequence ATGGCATCCGTGAACTTGAAATCGTTGGTGGGGAAACTTAACGGAACTTGTCGGCGCACCTTGGAAGCTGCGGCGGGGTTGTGTCTCTCGCGAACGAATTACAACGTCGAGATTGAGCATTGGTTGACCAAGGTATTGGAAACCCCGAACACCGATCTCGACGCGATCATGCGAAACTACGAGATCGATCCCAGTAAACTGGTCACCGAATTGACCAGGGCAATGGATAAGCTGAAGACTGGCAATGCCCGGCCACCGGCACTCAGTCAAACCGTCGTCGACCTGGCCCGCGATGCGTGGCTGTTGGCCTCGGTCGATTATCTCGAGCCGAGTGTCCGCACGGGGCACCTGATCGTGGCCATGCTTTCCGATCGGATCACGGCCCAGGCAATTCTTTCTAGCTGCCCCGAGTTCGAGAAGATCAGTCTGGAGGACCTGAAGACCCATCTCGCGAAGATAACGGCTGAAACTTCAGAAGAGGATGAGTCGCAAGCCTCGCTGGCGACGGCCCCGGCCAGCGGCGGCCCAGGTGGTGGTCCCGCGAGACCAACCAAGACACCGGGACTCGATCAATTCACGGTTGACCTGACCGAAAGAGCTAAAAAGGGAGAGATCGATCCGGTCCTGGGACGCGATGACGAGATCCGTCAGATTGTCGATATCCTTTGCCGTCGTCGCCAAAACAATCCGATTCTGACGGGTGAAGCAGGCGTTGGTAAAACGGCTGTGGTCGAAGGGTTCGCCCTGCGAGTCGCTGCCGAAGACGTGCCGGATGCGCTAAAGAACGTTTCGATTCGTACGCTGGATCTTGCTTTGCTACAGGCCGGTGCCGGCGTGAAAGGTGAATTCGAGAACCGCCTGAAGTCCGTCATCGAAGAGGTTAAATCGTCCCCTAAGCCGATCATCCTGTTCATTGACGAAGCCCACACGATGATTGGTGCCGGCGGTCAGGCAGGCCAAGGCGACGCGGCGAATCTGCTGAAGCCAGCTTTGGCCCGTGGCGAACTGCGTACGATCGCCGCCACGACCTGGGCCGAGTACAAGAAGTACTTTGAACGGGACGCCGCGCTGGCTCGTCGTTTTCAGGTTGTTAAAGTCGAAGAGCCAAGCGAGGACAAGTGTATCGGTATGATGCGTGGGCTCGTGTCGACGCTCGAGCATCACCACAACGTTCGTATCTTGAACGAGGCCGTCGAATCTGCGGTCAAGCTTTCTCACCGATACATTTCCGGTCGACAGTTGCCGGACAAGGCGGTCAGTTTGCTTGACACGGCATGTGCACGGATTGGTCTGAGCCAAAACTCGACTCCTCCGCAAGTCGAGCATCTGACTCGGCTAATCGACCGAATCGAAACGGAAGTCGAGATCCTGAATCGAGAAATGGCATCTGGGGCTGAAGGACACGAAGCCACGATTGCCGAACTTGAGGAACAAAAGAAAGCTTCCGAAGAGAACCTGGAAACGCTTACCAAGCGATGGGAGCAGGAAAAGGAGTTAGTGAATCAGATCCGCGAGCTTCAGGATGAATTGGCCGAAGATGACGTAAAACGTCGAAAGCCAGTTGTCGAAGGTGAGCCCAAACCTGAATTGCTGACCGACGCGAAAAGAGACGAGATCAAGCAGAAGGTTAAGAAAGAGCAAGCCGAACTGCTGGAGATCCAAGGAGAATCGCCGCTGGTGCATATCTGTTGCGATACCAACGCCGTTGCAGAAACGGTTGGCTCCTGGACCGGTATTCCGGTAGGACGGATGGTTGCCAACGAGATTGCGACTGTCCTGAAGCTGCAAGATTTGATGGAAGAAAGTGTGGTCGGCCAGTCGCACGCGATGCTGCAAATTGCCGAAAGCATCAAGACCTCGCGGGCCAATCTCGAAGATCCGAATCGACCGATCGGGATCTTCCTGCTGGCCGGTACCAGTGGTGTTGGTAAAACGGAAACAGCGTTGACGCTGGCCAACCTGCTTTACGGTGGCGAGCAGAACATGACCACGATCAACATGTCAGAGTTCAAAGAAGAGCACAAAGTGTCGCTTCTGATGGGTTCGCCTCCTGGTTACGTTGGCTATGGCGAAGGTGGCGTGCTGACCGAAGCCGTTCGTCGCAAGCCGTATAGCGTGATCCTGCTGGACGAGATGGAGAAAGCACACCCCGGCGTGCAGGACATCTTCTACCAGGTGTTCGACAAGGGGCACATGAAAGATGGTGAGGGACGCGATATCGACTTCAAGAACACCGTCATTATCATGACCTCGAACGCCGGTACGGACTTGATCATGAGTCTGTGTAAAGATCCTGAAACTCGTCCCGATCCGCAGGGGTTGCATGACGCCATGCACGAGGAACTTCTGAAAACGTTCAAGCCTGCCTTCCTGGGGCGTATTTCGATTATTCCATACTTCCCGCTCGATGACGCAGTGATGAAGAAGATCATCCGTCTCAAGTTGAAGAAGGTGGGACGTCGCGTACACGATCACTATCGAGCAACGTTCGACTATTCCGAAGCATTGGTAGATGCCATTGCTGCCCGCTGCACGGAAGTCGACACAGGTGCTCGTAACGTCGACAAGATTCTAACCCGAACGCTGTTGCCTGAGATGTCGGGCGAATTCCTCTCACGCATGGCCGAGGGGAAGGAAATCAAGTCCGCGGAGGTCGATGTCGACAAGGACGGCAACTTTGTCTACACGATCGGGTAG
- the tssE gene encoding type VI secretion system baseplate subunit TssE: MSRGNPDEEPLMPSVFDRLIDNDPFNSREAPHSQTQTMREIRESVMRDLENLLNTRWRCKSWPPQLNELNNSLINYGIPDFSSIDLSSDMDRDSLREAIEFAIRTFETRFVSVHVEIPEKSRSEDRTLHFIIRAELHATPAPEPIVFDSKLEPSDHLFHVRRKDR, translated from the coding sequence ATGTCCAGAGGGAATCCGGATGAAGAACCACTCATGCCGTCGGTCTTCGATCGCTTGATTGATAACGATCCATTCAACTCTCGCGAGGCACCGCATTCGCAAACGCAGACCATGCGGGAGATTCGCGAATCCGTGATGCGCGATCTGGAAAACCTTTTGAACACGCGTTGGCGCTGCAAGTCATGGCCGCCACAGCTGAACGAACTGAACAACTCGTTGATCAACTATGGGATTCCCGATTTCTCGTCGATCGACCTGAGTTCCGACATGGACCGCGACTCGCTACGCGAGGCGATTGAATTTGCGATCCGCACGTTTGAGACGCGTTTCGTTTCGGTGCATGTCGAAATCCCTGAGAAGAGCAGGTCTGAGGACCGGACGCTGCACTTTATCATCCGGGCCGAACTCCACGCGACGCCAGCACCGGAACCGATTGTGTTTGATTCGAAGCTGGAGCCATCGGATCATCTATTTCATGTCAGACGGAAGGATCGATGA